In Grus americana isolate bGruAme1 chromosome 19, bGruAme1.mat, whole genome shotgun sequence, the following are encoded in one genomic region:
- the ELN gene encoding elastin isoform X5 has protein sequence MARQAAAPLLPGVLLLFSILPASQQGGVPGAIPGGGVPGAGFFPGAGVGGLGAGLGAGGKPLKPGAAGLFPGGVFPGAAAAAALKAAAKAGAGIGGVGGIGVPGGLGVPGGAVVPGGVQPGVGAAGKPPKVPGAGIPGAFPGGVLPGAGVRFPGVGVLPGVPTGAGVKPKVPGAGAFAGIPGLGGFGGQQPGVPLGYPIKAPKLPGGYGLPYSTGKLPYGFGPGGIGAGIGAGKAGYPTGTGVGAQAAAAKAAAKYGAGVLPGVGGIPGVGGVVPGVGVVPGAGVGVPAAAAAAAKAAAKAGAFGAGVLPGVGGVPGLVPGVGGVPGLVPGVPGVAGVGAPAAAKAAAKAAKYGAGVGVPGVPGVPGVPGVPGVPGVPGVPGVPGVPGVAGVPGVPGVAGVPGVVPGVGVGGPEAAAAAAKAAAKAAAYGVPGVGVPGVGVPGVGVPGVGVPGVGVPGVGVPGVGVPGVGVPGLVPGVGGPAAAAAAKAAAKAAKYGAGGLAPGVGGLAPGIGGLAPGVGGLAPGIGGVPGVGGLAAAAKAAAKAAKFGAGVGGVPGGVPGVAGVPGVPGVTPGVGVVPGLVPGAGVPGTGILPGAGIPQIGVQPGAKPPKFGVPGAGVPGVGIVPGALGVGGLGVGLGAGILYPGAVGKPPKPGFGIGGLQPGAGVPGFGVSPIFPGGVAGQLGFVGKPPKTFGGALGALGFRGGVGCAQGKFCGRKRK, from the exons ATGgcaaggcaggcagctgcacCCCTCCTTCCCggagtcctcctcctcttctccatccTCCCGGCTTCTCAGCAAGGag GGGTCCCTGGTGCTATTCCGGGAGGGGGAGTCCCAGGAGCAGGCTTTTTCCCAG GTGCTGGGGTTGGAGGTTTGGGAGCAG GACTTGGGGCTGGAGGAAAACCTCTCAAACCAG GTGCTGCAGGTCTTTTCCCCGGGGGCGTCTTCCCAGgagctgccgctgccgccgcgctCAAGGCTGCTGCGAAAGCTG GTGCTGGCATTGGTGGCGTGGGTGGAATTGGTGTTCCTGGTGGCCTCGGGGTCCCCGGAG GTGCAGTGGTACCGGGCGGGGTGCAGCCCGGGGTTGGTGCGGCAGGGAAACCCCCCAAAGTACCAG GTGCTGGGATTCCTGGAGCTTTCCCGGGTGGCGTGCTCCCCGGTGCAG GTGTCCGCTTCCCTGGCGTAGGGGTGCTGCCCGGAGTGCCCACTGGTGCTGGAGTGAAGCCGAAAGTTCCAG GAGCAGGAGCCTTCGCAGGAATCCCTG GACTGGGAGGTTTTGGAGGTCAGCAGCCCGGTGTCCCTCTGGGGTATCCCATCAAAGCTCCTAAGCTCCCAG gTGGCTATGGATTGCCCTACAGCACTGGTAAGCTGCCCTACG GCTTCGGGCCCGGCGGGATAGGAGCCGGCATCGGGGCAGGAAAGGCAGGGTACCCCACCGGGACAG GAGTtggagcacaggcagcagcagcgaaAGCAGCAGCGAAATATG GAGCCGGTGTCCTGCCCGGGGTTGGCGGCATCCCTGGAGTCGGCGGAGTGGTACCCGGTGTCGGCGTTGTCCCAGGAGCCGGAG TTGgagtgccagcagcagcagcggcagcggcgAAGGCGGCGGCGAAGGCAGGAGCTTTTG gTGCAGGGGTGCTGCCCGGCGTTGGCGGCGTCCCAGGCCTCGTGCCTGGTGTTGGCGGTGTCCCCGGCTTGGTGCCTGGTGTCCCCGGGGTGGCAG GAGTCGGGgcgccagcagcagcaaaggcagcagcaaaggcagctaaGTACG GAGCTGGTGTCGGTGTTCCTGGCGTTCCTGGCGTTCCTGGTGTTCCTGGCGTTCCTGGTGTTCCTGGCGTTCCTGGCGTCCCTGGCGTTCCTGGCGTCCCTGGCGTTGCTGGTGTCCCCGGCGTGCCCGGCGTGGCTGGGGTTCCCGGTGTGGTGCCTGGTGTCGGAG TGGGTGGCCCAGAAGCCGCGGCAGCCGCGGCGAAGGCTGCAGCGAAAGCCGCGGCGTATG GTGTGCCCGGAGTTGGCGTGCCCGGAGTTGGCGTGCCCGGAGTCGGTGTGCCTGGAGTCGGCGTGCCCGGTGTCGGCGTACCCGGAGTTGGTGTGCCCGGAGTTGGTGTGCCCGGTGTCGGCGTGCCCGGTCTGGTGCCAG gAGTTGGAGGTCCAGCGGCCGCCGCTGCTGCCAAAGCAGCTGCCAAAGCAGCCAAGTACG GAGCAGGTGGCCTGGCTCCTGGCGTGGGTGGCCTGGCTCCTGGTATAGGTGGTCTAGCTCCTGGAGTGGGTGGCCTGGCCCCTGGCATTGGAGGTGTCccag GGGTCGGAGGTCTGGCcgcagcagcaaaagcagcagcgaAGGCAGCCAAATTTG GTGCTGGGGTCGGAGGGGTGCCAGGTGGGGTGCCCGGCGTCGCCGGAGTGCCAGGAGTGCCAGGAGTGACACCCGGTGTCGGCGTTGTGCCCGGGTTGGTGCCAGGCGCAGGGGTACCCGGTACCGGCATCCTCCCCGGGGCAG GCATCCCCCAAATAGGGGTGCAGCCTGGTGCTAAACCTCCCAAATTTG GCGTTCCCGGGGCTGGAGTCCCAGGGGTTGGCATTGTCCCAG GTGCCCTCGGAGTTGGTGGCCTTGGAGTCGGGCTCGGTGCTG GAATCTTGTATCCAGGAGCTGTTGGGAAACCTCCCAAGCCAG GTTTTGGTAttggggggctgcagccag GGGCTGGAGTTCCCGGCTTTGGCGTATCACCGATATTTCCAG GTGGGGTCGCCGGCCAGCTGGGATTCGTTG GGAAGCCCCCCAAGACCTTCGGAGGAGCCCTCGGTGCCCTGGGCTTTAGAG GCGGCGTGGGCTGCGCACAAGGGAAGTTCTGCGGGAGGAAGCGGAAGTAA
- the ELN gene encoding elastin isoform X11 produces the protein MARQAAAPLLPGVLLLFSILPASQQGGVPGAIPGGGVPGAGFFPGAGVGGLGAGLGAGGKPLKPGVGGLGGLGPLGLQPGAAGLFPGGVFPGAAAAAALKAAAKAGAGIPGAFPGGVLPGAGVRFPGVGVLPGVPTGAGVKPKVPGAGAFAGIPGLGGFGGQQPGVPLGYPIKAPKLPGGYGLPYSTGKLPYGFGPGGIGAGIGAGKAGYPTGTGVGAQAAAAKAAAKYGAGVLPGVGGIPGVGGVVPGVGVVPGAGVGVPAAAAAAAKAAAKAGAFGAGVLPGVGGVPGLVPGVGGVPGLVPGVPGVAGVGAPAAAKAAAKAAKYGAGVGVPGVPGVPGVPGVPGVPGVPGVPGVPGVPGVAGVPGVPGVAGVPGVVPGVGVGGPEAAAAAAKAAAKAAAYGVPGVGVPGVGVPGVGVPGVGVPGVGVPGVGVPGVGVPGVGVPGLVPGVGGPAAAAAAKAAAKAAKYGAGGLAPGVGGLAPGIGGLAPGVGGLAPGIGGVPGVGGLAAAAKAAAKAAKFGAGVGGVPGGVPGVAGVPGVPGVTPGVGVVPGLVPGAGVPGTGILPGAGIPQIGVQPGAKPPKFGVPGAGVPGVGIVPGALGVGGLGVGLGAGILYPGAVGKPPKPGFGIGGLQPGAGVPGFGVSPIFPGGVAGQLGFVGKPPKTFGGALGALGFRGGVGCAQGKFCGRKRK, from the exons ATGgcaaggcaggcagctgcacCCCTCCTTCCCggagtcctcctcctcttctccatccTCCCGGCTTCTCAGCAAGGag GGGTCCCTGGTGCTATTCCGGGAGGGGGAGTCCCAGGAGCAGGCTTTTTCCCAG GTGCTGGGGTTGGAGGTTTGGGAGCAG GACTTGGGGCTGGAGGAAAACCTCTCAAACCAG GGGTCGGAGGCCTCGGGGGACTTGGCCCACTTGGCCTGCAGCCAG GTGCTGCAGGTCTTTTCCCCGGGGGCGTCTTCCCAGgagctgccgctgccgccgcgctCAAGGCTGCTGCGAAAGCTG GTGCTGGGATTCCTGGAGCTTTCCCGGGTGGCGTGCTCCCCGGTGCAG GTGTCCGCTTCCCTGGCGTAGGGGTGCTGCCCGGAGTGCCCACTGGTGCTGGAGTGAAGCCGAAAGTTCCAG GAGCAGGAGCCTTCGCAGGAATCCCTG GACTGGGAGGTTTTGGAGGTCAGCAGCCCGGTGTCCCTCTGGGGTATCCCATCAAAGCTCCTAAGCTCCCAG gTGGCTATGGATTGCCCTACAGCACTGGTAAGCTGCCCTACG GCTTCGGGCCCGGCGGGATAGGAGCCGGCATCGGGGCAGGAAAGGCAGGGTACCCCACCGGGACAG GAGTtggagcacaggcagcagcagcgaaAGCAGCAGCGAAATATG GAGCCGGTGTCCTGCCCGGGGTTGGCGGCATCCCTGGAGTCGGCGGAGTGGTACCCGGTGTCGGCGTTGTCCCAGGAGCCGGAG TTGgagtgccagcagcagcagcggcagcggcgAAGGCGGCGGCGAAGGCAGGAGCTTTTG gTGCAGGGGTGCTGCCCGGCGTTGGCGGCGTCCCAGGCCTCGTGCCTGGTGTTGGCGGTGTCCCCGGCTTGGTGCCTGGTGTCCCCGGGGTGGCAG GAGTCGGGgcgccagcagcagcaaaggcagcagcaaaggcagctaaGTACG GAGCTGGTGTCGGTGTTCCTGGCGTTCCTGGCGTTCCTGGTGTTCCTGGCGTTCCTGGTGTTCCTGGCGTTCCTGGCGTCCCTGGCGTTCCTGGCGTCCCTGGCGTTGCTGGTGTCCCCGGCGTGCCCGGCGTGGCTGGGGTTCCCGGTGTGGTGCCTGGTGTCGGAG TGGGTGGCCCAGAAGCCGCGGCAGCCGCGGCGAAGGCTGCAGCGAAAGCCGCGGCGTATG GTGTGCCCGGAGTTGGCGTGCCCGGAGTTGGCGTGCCCGGAGTCGGTGTGCCTGGAGTCGGCGTGCCCGGTGTCGGCGTACCCGGAGTTGGTGTGCCCGGAGTTGGTGTGCCCGGTGTCGGCGTGCCCGGTCTGGTGCCAG gAGTTGGAGGTCCAGCGGCCGCCGCTGCTGCCAAAGCAGCTGCCAAAGCAGCCAAGTACG GAGCAGGTGGCCTGGCTCCTGGCGTGGGTGGCCTGGCTCCTGGTATAGGTGGTCTAGCTCCTGGAGTGGGTGGCCTGGCCCCTGGCATTGGAGGTGTCccag GGGTCGGAGGTCTGGCcgcagcagcaaaagcagcagcgaAGGCAGCCAAATTTG GTGCTGGGGTCGGAGGGGTGCCAGGTGGGGTGCCCGGCGTCGCCGGAGTGCCAGGAGTGCCAGGAGTGACACCCGGTGTCGGCGTTGTGCCCGGGTTGGTGCCAGGCGCAGGGGTACCCGGTACCGGCATCCTCCCCGGGGCAG GCATCCCCCAAATAGGGGTGCAGCCTGGTGCTAAACCTCCCAAATTTG GCGTTCCCGGGGCTGGAGTCCCAGGGGTTGGCATTGTCCCAG GTGCCCTCGGAGTTGGTGGCCTTGGAGTCGGGCTCGGTGCTG GAATCTTGTATCCAGGAGCTGTTGGGAAACCTCCCAAGCCAG GTTTTGGTAttggggggctgcagccag GGGCTGGAGTTCCCGGCTTTGGCGTATCACCGATATTTCCAG GTGGGGTCGCCGGCCAGCTGGGATTCGTTG GGAAGCCCCCCAAGACCTTCGGAGGAGCCCTCGGTGCCCTGGGCTTTAGAG GCGGCGTGGGCTGCGCACAAGGGAAGTTCTGCGGGAGGAAGCGGAAGTAA
- the ELN gene encoding elastin isoform X13 has protein sequence MARQAAAPLLPGVLLLFSILPASQQGGVPGAIPGGGVPGAGFFPGAGVGGLGAGLGAGGKPLKPGVGGLGGLGPLGLQPGAAGLFPGGVFPGAAAAAALKAAAKAGAGIGGVGGIGVPGGLGVPGGAVVPGGVQPGVGAAGKPPKVPGAGIPGAFPGGVLPGAGVRFPGVGVLPGVPTGAGVKPKVPGAGAFAGIPGGYGLPYSTGFGPGGIGAGIGAGKAGYPTGTGVGAQAAAAKAAAKYGAGVLPGVGGIPGVGGVVPGVGVVPGAGVGVPAAAAAAAKAAAKAGAFGAGVLPGVGGVPGLVPGVGGVPGLVPGVPGVAGVGAPAAAKAAAKAAKYGAGVGVPGVPGVPGVPGVPGVPGVPGVPGVPGVPGVAGVPGVPGVAGVPGVVPGVGVGGPEAAAAAAKAAAKAAAYGVPGVGVPGVGVPGVGVPGVGVPGVGVPGVGVPGVGVPGVGVPGLVPGVGGPAAAAAAKAAAKAAKYGAGGLAPGVGGLAPGIGGLAPGVGGLAPGIGGVPGVGGLAAAAKAAAKAAKFGAGVGGVPGGVPGVAGVPGVPGVTPGVGVVPGLVPGAGVPGTGILPGAGIPQIGVQPGAKPPKFGVPGAGVPGVGIVPGALGVGGLGVGLGAGAGVPGFGVSPIFPGGVAGQLGFVGKPPKTFGGALGALGFRGGVGCAQGKFCGRKRK, from the exons ATGgcaaggcaggcagctgcacCCCTCCTTCCCggagtcctcctcctcttctccatccTCCCGGCTTCTCAGCAAGGag GGGTCCCTGGTGCTATTCCGGGAGGGGGAGTCCCAGGAGCAGGCTTTTTCCCAG GTGCTGGGGTTGGAGGTTTGGGAGCAG GACTTGGGGCTGGAGGAAAACCTCTCAAACCAG GGGTCGGAGGCCTCGGGGGACTTGGCCCACTTGGCCTGCAGCCAG GTGCTGCAGGTCTTTTCCCCGGGGGCGTCTTCCCAGgagctgccgctgccgccgcgctCAAGGCTGCTGCGAAAGCTG GTGCTGGCATTGGTGGCGTGGGTGGAATTGGTGTTCCTGGTGGCCTCGGGGTCCCCGGAG GTGCAGTGGTACCGGGCGGGGTGCAGCCCGGGGTTGGTGCGGCAGGGAAACCCCCCAAAGTACCAG GTGCTGGGATTCCTGGAGCTTTCCCGGGTGGCGTGCTCCCCGGTGCAG GTGTCCGCTTCCCTGGCGTAGGGGTGCTGCCCGGAGTGCCCACTGGTGCTGGAGTGAAGCCGAAAGTTCCAG GAGCAGGAGCCTTCGCAGGAATCCCTG gTGGCTATGGATTGCCCTACAGCACTG GCTTCGGGCCCGGCGGGATAGGAGCCGGCATCGGGGCAGGAAAGGCAGGGTACCCCACCGGGACAG GAGTtggagcacaggcagcagcagcgaaAGCAGCAGCGAAATATG GAGCCGGTGTCCTGCCCGGGGTTGGCGGCATCCCTGGAGTCGGCGGAGTGGTACCCGGTGTCGGCGTTGTCCCAGGAGCCGGAG TTGgagtgccagcagcagcagcggcagcggcgAAGGCGGCGGCGAAGGCAGGAGCTTTTG gTGCAGGGGTGCTGCCCGGCGTTGGCGGCGTCCCAGGCCTCGTGCCTGGTGTTGGCGGTGTCCCCGGCTTGGTGCCTGGTGTCCCCGGGGTGGCAG GAGTCGGGgcgccagcagcagcaaaggcagcagcaaaggcagctaaGTACG GAGCTGGTGTCGGTGTTCCTGGCGTTCCTGGCGTTCCTGGTGTTCCTGGCGTTCCTGGTGTTCCTGGCGTTCCTGGCGTCCCTGGCGTTCCTGGCGTCCCTGGCGTTGCTGGTGTCCCCGGCGTGCCCGGCGTGGCTGGGGTTCCCGGTGTGGTGCCTGGTGTCGGAG TGGGTGGCCCAGAAGCCGCGGCAGCCGCGGCGAAGGCTGCAGCGAAAGCCGCGGCGTATG GTGTGCCCGGAGTTGGCGTGCCCGGAGTTGGCGTGCCCGGAGTCGGTGTGCCTGGAGTCGGCGTGCCCGGTGTCGGCGTACCCGGAGTTGGTGTGCCCGGAGTTGGTGTGCCCGGTGTCGGCGTGCCCGGTCTGGTGCCAG gAGTTGGAGGTCCAGCGGCCGCCGCTGCTGCCAAAGCAGCTGCCAAAGCAGCCAAGTACG GAGCAGGTGGCCTGGCTCCTGGCGTGGGTGGCCTGGCTCCTGGTATAGGTGGTCTAGCTCCTGGAGTGGGTGGCCTGGCCCCTGGCATTGGAGGTGTCccag GGGTCGGAGGTCTGGCcgcagcagcaaaagcagcagcgaAGGCAGCCAAATTTG GTGCTGGGGTCGGAGGGGTGCCAGGTGGGGTGCCCGGCGTCGCCGGAGTGCCAGGAGTGCCAGGAGTGACACCCGGTGTCGGCGTTGTGCCCGGGTTGGTGCCAGGCGCAGGGGTACCCGGTACCGGCATCCTCCCCGGGGCAG GCATCCCCCAAATAGGGGTGCAGCCTGGTGCTAAACCTCCCAAATTTG GCGTTCCCGGGGCTGGAGTCCCAGGGGTTGGCATTGTCCCAG GTGCCCTCGGAGTTGGTGGCCTTGGAGTCGGGCTCGGTGCTG GGGCTGGAGTTCCCGGCTTTGGCGTATCACCGATATTTCCAG GTGGGGTCGCCGGCCAGCTGGGATTCGTTG GGAAGCCCCCCAAGACCTTCGGAGGAGCCCTCGGTGCCCTGGGCTTTAGAG GCGGCGTGGGCTGCGCACAAGGGAAGTTCTGCGGGAGGAAGCGGAAGTAA
- the ELN gene encoding elastin isoform X10: MARQAAAPLLPGVLLLFSILPASQQGGVPGAIPGGGVPGAGFFPGAGVGGLGAGLGAGGKPLKPGVGGLGGLGPLGLQPGAAGLFPGGVFPGAAAAAALKAAAKAGAGIGGVGGIGVPGGLGVPGGAVVPGGVQPGVGAAGKPPKVPGAGIPGAFPGGVLPGAGVRFPGVGVLPGVPTGAGVKPKVPGAGAFAGIPGFGPGGIGAGIGAGKAGYPTGTGVGAQAAAAKAAAKYGAGVLPGVGGIPGVGGVVPGVGVVPGAGVGVPAAAAAAAKAAAKAGAFGAGVLPGVGGVPGLVPGVGGVPGLVPGVPGVAGVGAPAAAKAAAKAAKYGAGVGVPGVPGVPGVPGVPGVPGVPGVPGVPGVPGVAGVPGVPGVAGVPGVVPGVGVGGPEAAAAAAKAAAKAAAYGVPGVGVPGVGVPGVGVPGVGVPGVGVPGVGVPGVGVPGVGVPGLVPGVGGPAAAAAAKAAAKAAKYGAGGLAPGVGGLAPGIGGLAPGVGGLAPGIGGVPGVGGLAAAAKAAAKAAKFGAGVGGVPGGVPGVAGVPGVPGVTPGVGVVPGLVPGAGVPGTGILPGAGIPQIGVQPGAKPPKFGVPGAGVPGVGIVPGALGVGGLGVGLGAGILYPGAVGKPPKPGFGIGGLQPGAGVPGFGVSPIFPGGVAGQLGFVGKPPKTFGGALGALGFRGGVGCAQGKFCGRKRK; this comes from the exons ATGgcaaggcaggcagctgcacCCCTCCTTCCCggagtcctcctcctcttctccatccTCCCGGCTTCTCAGCAAGGag GGGTCCCTGGTGCTATTCCGGGAGGGGGAGTCCCAGGAGCAGGCTTTTTCCCAG GTGCTGGGGTTGGAGGTTTGGGAGCAG GACTTGGGGCTGGAGGAAAACCTCTCAAACCAG GGGTCGGAGGCCTCGGGGGACTTGGCCCACTTGGCCTGCAGCCAG GTGCTGCAGGTCTTTTCCCCGGGGGCGTCTTCCCAGgagctgccgctgccgccgcgctCAAGGCTGCTGCGAAAGCTG GTGCTGGCATTGGTGGCGTGGGTGGAATTGGTGTTCCTGGTGGCCTCGGGGTCCCCGGAG GTGCAGTGGTACCGGGCGGGGTGCAGCCCGGGGTTGGTGCGGCAGGGAAACCCCCCAAAGTACCAG GTGCTGGGATTCCTGGAGCTTTCCCGGGTGGCGTGCTCCCCGGTGCAG GTGTCCGCTTCCCTGGCGTAGGGGTGCTGCCCGGAGTGCCCACTGGTGCTGGAGTGAAGCCGAAAGTTCCAG GAGCAGGAGCCTTCGCAGGAATCCCTG GCTTCGGGCCCGGCGGGATAGGAGCCGGCATCGGGGCAGGAAAGGCAGGGTACCCCACCGGGACAG GAGTtggagcacaggcagcagcagcgaaAGCAGCAGCGAAATATG GAGCCGGTGTCCTGCCCGGGGTTGGCGGCATCCCTGGAGTCGGCGGAGTGGTACCCGGTGTCGGCGTTGTCCCAGGAGCCGGAG TTGgagtgccagcagcagcagcggcagcggcgAAGGCGGCGGCGAAGGCAGGAGCTTTTG gTGCAGGGGTGCTGCCCGGCGTTGGCGGCGTCCCAGGCCTCGTGCCTGGTGTTGGCGGTGTCCCCGGCTTGGTGCCTGGTGTCCCCGGGGTGGCAG GAGTCGGGgcgccagcagcagcaaaggcagcagcaaaggcagctaaGTACG GAGCTGGTGTCGGTGTTCCTGGCGTTCCTGGCGTTCCTGGTGTTCCTGGCGTTCCTGGTGTTCCTGGCGTTCCTGGCGTCCCTGGCGTTCCTGGCGTCCCTGGCGTTGCTGGTGTCCCCGGCGTGCCCGGCGTGGCTGGGGTTCCCGGTGTGGTGCCTGGTGTCGGAG TGGGTGGCCCAGAAGCCGCGGCAGCCGCGGCGAAGGCTGCAGCGAAAGCCGCGGCGTATG GTGTGCCCGGAGTTGGCGTGCCCGGAGTTGGCGTGCCCGGAGTCGGTGTGCCTGGAGTCGGCGTGCCCGGTGTCGGCGTACCCGGAGTTGGTGTGCCCGGAGTTGGTGTGCCCGGTGTCGGCGTGCCCGGTCTGGTGCCAG gAGTTGGAGGTCCAGCGGCCGCCGCTGCTGCCAAAGCAGCTGCCAAAGCAGCCAAGTACG GAGCAGGTGGCCTGGCTCCTGGCGTGGGTGGCCTGGCTCCTGGTATAGGTGGTCTAGCTCCTGGAGTGGGTGGCCTGGCCCCTGGCATTGGAGGTGTCccag GGGTCGGAGGTCTGGCcgcagcagcaaaagcagcagcgaAGGCAGCCAAATTTG GTGCTGGGGTCGGAGGGGTGCCAGGTGGGGTGCCCGGCGTCGCCGGAGTGCCAGGAGTGCCAGGAGTGACACCCGGTGTCGGCGTTGTGCCCGGGTTGGTGCCAGGCGCAGGGGTACCCGGTACCGGCATCCTCCCCGGGGCAG GCATCCCCCAAATAGGGGTGCAGCCTGGTGCTAAACCTCCCAAATTTG GCGTTCCCGGGGCTGGAGTCCCAGGGGTTGGCATTGTCCCAG GTGCCCTCGGAGTTGGTGGCCTTGGAGTCGGGCTCGGTGCTG GAATCTTGTATCCAGGAGCTGTTGGGAAACCTCCCAAGCCAG GTTTTGGTAttggggggctgcagccag GGGCTGGAGTTCCCGGCTTTGGCGTATCACCGATATTTCCAG GTGGGGTCGCCGGCCAGCTGGGATTCGTTG GGAAGCCCCCCAAGACCTTCGGAGGAGCCCTCGGTGCCCTGGGCTTTAGAG GCGGCGTGGGCTGCGCACAAGGGAAGTTCTGCGGGAGGAAGCGGAAGTAA
- the ELN gene encoding elastin isoform X6, giving the protein MARQAAAPLLPGVLLLFSILPASQQGGVPGAIPGGGVPGAGFFPGAGVGGLGAGLGAGGKPLKPGVGGLGGLGPLGLQPGAAGLFPGGVFPGAAAAAALKAAAKAGAGIGGVGGIGVPGGLGVPGGAVVPGGVQPGVGAAGKPPKVPGAGIPGAFPGGVLPGAGVRFPGVGVLPGVPTGAGVKPKVPGAGAFAGIPGLGGFGGQQPGVPLGYPIKAPKLPGGYGLPYSTGKLPYGFGPGGIGAGIGAGKAGYPTGTGVGAQAAAAKAAAKYGAGVLPGVGGIPGVGGVVPGVGVVPGAGVGVPAAAAAAAKAAAKAGAFGAGVLPGVGGVPGLVPGVGGVPGLVPGVPGVAGVGAPAAAKAAAKAAKYGAGVGVPGVPGVPGVPGVPGVPGVPGVPGVPGVPGVAGVPGVPGVAGVPGVVPGVGVGGPEAAAAAAKAAAKAAAYGVPGVGVPGVGVPGVGVPGVGVPGVGVPGVGVPGVGVPGVGVPGLVPGVGGPAAAAAAKAAAKAAKYGAGGLAPGVGGLAPGIGGLAPGVGGLAPGIGGVPGVGGLAAAAKAAAKAAKFGAGVGGVPGGVPGVAGVPGVPGVTPGVGVVPGLVPGAGVPGTGILPGAGIPQIGVQPGAKPPKFGVPGAGVPGVGIVPGALGVGGLGVGLGAGAGVPGFGVSPIFPGGVAGQLGFVGKPPKTFGGALGALGFRGGVGCAQGKFCGRKRK; this is encoded by the exons ATGgcaaggcaggcagctgcacCCCTCCTTCCCggagtcctcctcctcttctccatccTCCCGGCTTCTCAGCAAGGag GGGTCCCTGGTGCTATTCCGGGAGGGGGAGTCCCAGGAGCAGGCTTTTTCCCAG GTGCTGGGGTTGGAGGTTTGGGAGCAG GACTTGGGGCTGGAGGAAAACCTCTCAAACCAG GGGTCGGAGGCCTCGGGGGACTTGGCCCACTTGGCCTGCAGCCAG GTGCTGCAGGTCTTTTCCCCGGGGGCGTCTTCCCAGgagctgccgctgccgccgcgctCAAGGCTGCTGCGAAAGCTG GTGCTGGCATTGGTGGCGTGGGTGGAATTGGTGTTCCTGGTGGCCTCGGGGTCCCCGGAG GTGCAGTGGTACCGGGCGGGGTGCAGCCCGGGGTTGGTGCGGCAGGGAAACCCCCCAAAGTACCAG GTGCTGGGATTCCTGGAGCTTTCCCGGGTGGCGTGCTCCCCGGTGCAG GTGTCCGCTTCCCTGGCGTAGGGGTGCTGCCCGGAGTGCCCACTGGTGCTGGAGTGAAGCCGAAAGTTCCAG GAGCAGGAGCCTTCGCAGGAATCCCTG GACTGGGAGGTTTTGGAGGTCAGCAGCCCGGTGTCCCTCTGGGGTATCCCATCAAAGCTCCTAAGCTCCCAG gTGGCTATGGATTGCCCTACAGCACTGGTAAGCTGCCCTACG GCTTCGGGCCCGGCGGGATAGGAGCCGGCATCGGGGCAGGAAAGGCAGGGTACCCCACCGGGACAG GAGTtggagcacaggcagcagcagcgaaAGCAGCAGCGAAATATG GAGCCGGTGTCCTGCCCGGGGTTGGCGGCATCCCTGGAGTCGGCGGAGTGGTACCCGGTGTCGGCGTTGTCCCAGGAGCCGGAG TTGgagtgccagcagcagcagcggcagcggcgAAGGCGGCGGCGAAGGCAGGAGCTTTTG gTGCAGGGGTGCTGCCCGGCGTTGGCGGCGTCCCAGGCCTCGTGCCTGGTGTTGGCGGTGTCCCCGGCTTGGTGCCTGGTGTCCCCGGGGTGGCAG GAGTCGGGgcgccagcagcagcaaaggcagcagcaaaggcagctaaGTACG GAGCTGGTGTCGGTGTTCCTGGCGTTCCTGGCGTTCCTGGTGTTCCTGGCGTTCCTGGTGTTCCTGGCGTTCCTGGCGTCCCTGGCGTTCCTGGCGTCCCTGGCGTTGCTGGTGTCCCCGGCGTGCCCGGCGTGGCTGGGGTTCCCGGTGTGGTGCCTGGTGTCGGAG TGGGTGGCCCAGAAGCCGCGGCAGCCGCGGCGAAGGCTGCAGCGAAAGCCGCGGCGTATG GTGTGCCCGGAGTTGGCGTGCCCGGAGTTGGCGTGCCCGGAGTCGGTGTGCCTGGAGTCGGCGTGCCCGGTGTCGGCGTACCCGGAGTTGGTGTGCCCGGAGTTGGTGTGCCCGGTGTCGGCGTGCCCGGTCTGGTGCCAG gAGTTGGAGGTCCAGCGGCCGCCGCTGCTGCCAAAGCAGCTGCCAAAGCAGCCAAGTACG GAGCAGGTGGCCTGGCTCCTGGCGTGGGTGGCCTGGCTCCTGGTATAGGTGGTCTAGCTCCTGGAGTGGGTGGCCTGGCCCCTGGCATTGGAGGTGTCccag GGGTCGGAGGTCTGGCcgcagcagcaaaagcagcagcgaAGGCAGCCAAATTTG GTGCTGGGGTCGGAGGGGTGCCAGGTGGGGTGCCCGGCGTCGCCGGAGTGCCAGGAGTGCCAGGAGTGACACCCGGTGTCGGCGTTGTGCCCGGGTTGGTGCCAGGCGCAGGGGTACCCGGTACCGGCATCCTCCCCGGGGCAG GCATCCCCCAAATAGGGGTGCAGCCTGGTGCTAAACCTCCCAAATTTG GCGTTCCCGGGGCTGGAGTCCCAGGGGTTGGCATTGTCCCAG GTGCCCTCGGAGTTGGTGGCCTTGGAGTCGGGCTCGGTGCTG GGGCTGGAGTTCCCGGCTTTGGCGTATCACCGATATTTCCAG GTGGGGTCGCCGGCCAGCTGGGATTCGTTG GGAAGCCCCCCAAGACCTTCGGAGGAGCCCTCGGTGCCCTGGGCTTTAGAG GCGGCGTGGGCTGCGCACAAGGGAAGTTCTGCGGGAGGAAGCGGAAGTAA